The sequence below is a genomic window from Chondrinema litorale.
CACTTATGTTTTAAGTACTGAATCTGCGACTTGCGATATTCTAAGCGATACAGCAACTGTTAATATAACTGTTAACCCTTGCGATGAATGCGAAGCTCCTAAATTAGGAAACGACTCATTCGAATTAAGTAATTGCGATATTAAATTCAGCGGAAACATCAGTTATAACGATACCTTACCTGCTGGTTGCGACTCACTTGTTTATACTTTAGTTGGAAGTGATAACCCTACTCTAGGAATCATTACCTTGAAAAAGACTGGTGCATTTACATTCGATTTAAGTGATACAGATTATGTAGGAACAGTATCATTCGATTATGCAGCTTACTGTGCGTCTTGTGATGATGAAGTAAAAACTTATGATACTGCAACAGTAGTAATCGATATAGTAGCATGTGAAACTTGTGATATACCAGAAGCAAACGCAGATGAATTTACTTACGAAAAATGTGACGATGATTTCACTGCAAGCATTGCGCTAAACGATGTAAAACCTGAATCTTGTGATAGTCTGATCTATTCACTAGATACAGAATATAATCCTGAGCACGGTATAGCAAGTATTACTGCTGGTGGTATTTTAAATTACTCACTTACAGATGATGACTTCCTAGGCACAGATAGTTTAAGATACTTTGTAAGCTGTATGGAATGTGCTGGAGAAGCTGGAGCAGCAGATACTGCTTGGGTTGCTATTACCATCGAAGCTTGTGATTCGGTTCCTTGTTTTGCTCCAACACTCGAAAATGACCTTTACAGTCTGTTAAAATGTGACGAAGCTTACCTTACAGGTAATGTTTCAGTAAACGATATTCCGCCATTTGGCTGCGACTCTTTAGTATTCGAACTAATAGGAAGTGGCTCAAACAGCTATAGAGATATAGTGATCGAATCTGATGGTTCATTTACTTATACTTTAACAGATACTACATATCTAGGTACAGATTCACTTCAATATAGAGCTTATTGCTACACTTGTGAGGGAGAAACTGCAGCATACGATACAGCAACTGTTTATTTCGAAATAGAAAGTTGTGTATGCCCTACTCCAATACTTACCAATGATAATATTAAAGTAGATAACTGCGAGCCTTCATTTACATACTCAATTATCGAAAACGATATACAACCAGACAATTGCGACAGTCTTGTATTCAATATCATAGACCAAGTAAACACAAGTGCTGGCACACCGATAATTAGTGCAGATGGTATGCTAAATTATACATTGAACGATGAAAGCTTTGTAGGCAAAGACACTGTTACTTATACCGCTTATTGCTATGGTTGTGAAGAGTCTGTTACTGATACTGCTAAAATCTTTATTGACATTGCAGCTTGTTGTTCTGGTAGTCCAATGTTAGAAACTGATGTATATACTTTCAGTTGTACAGATACTTACACTGGAAATATCTCAACAAACGATAGCAAGTCTGAAGATTGCAGCAACATCATTTATCACACTCAATTGATATTAAGCCCAACAGCTGGTGAAATTGTACTTGAAGAAGACGGTTCATTCACTTATACTCTTTACGATACAGCTTTTGTTGGTTCTGATACAGTAATTTACAATGCCGTTTGTGAGTCTTGTGAAAATACTCCGGCAACTTATGTACAAGACACGATTATCTTCAACATAGAAGAATGCTTAACAGACGAATGTTCAGAAGTTTGTGCACCTCCTTCTGCAGAAGATGATTACTACAGCATGGAAGATTGCTCAGAAGAAACCTTGGAAGTATCAGTAATTGAAAATGATGCAATCGACATTGACTGTGAAGCAATTACATTCTCAATCATCGGAAGTTCAACTACCGAGGCTGGAGCTACAGTAAGTATTAGCGATGAAGGTATAGTTACTTATCTTCGTCCATCAAACCTAGAAACTTCAGTAACAGATCAGTTCCAATACAGTATTTGTAATGATTGTGGAGTTTGTGACACTGCTACAGTAAGTGTTGACTTGAGTGTATCAACTTTCAAAATTTACGAACTAATTACACCAAATGGTGACGAAAAGAACGATTTCCTTTGGATTGATGGAATAGAATGTTATCCTAACAATACAGTGAAAATCTTTAACAGATGGGGTAACCTAGTATTCGAAATCAATGGTTATGAAAATAATCTTGAAAGAGGTTGGTCTGGACAGGTAAACAAAAACGCTGGTATTGCCATTGGCGACCAAGTACCAGACGGAACATACCTGTGCATAGTTCACTTGGACAGTGATACCGAAGTATCGAAATATGTAGAAGTTAGAGGTACTGATAAAGAATAATACAGAGTCCGAATAAACTAACTAAACAAGATTATGAAAAAAATTAGCCTGATCTTAGTTAACATCCTGCTGTTATGTGCAGCTGCATTTTCGCAGCAGGACCCAATATATACACAATATATGTTTAATGGCCTTGCAATTAACCCCGGTTTTACCGGGGCTCACGAGGTCATTTCACTTACTGCTGGTACTAGAATTCAGTGGACTGGAACTTCATCTGAAAAACCAGTAACACATACATTCTCTGCTCATGCACCTTTGGCAATCGATAGAGGTGCTGTTGGTGGATATGTAATTGCAGATAAAATTGGTAATACAACCAGAAATATGGTTATGGGATCATATGCTTATCGTATTCCAATGGGTTTAGGTAAATTATCTTTCGGTATGTCTGCTGGTATAACTACTTTCCAAAGTGATCCGGTAGATGCAAAAGATATGGATGACCCATTAAACCAAGACATAGGTACAGTTACAAAACCTCAAATCGGTGCAGGTTTATTCTATTATACAGACCGCTTCTTTTTAGGACTTTCTGCTCCTAACTTAATGAAGTATACGATTGAGGCAAATGGAGCAACAATGCCATATTACGAATATCAGCGTCACTTCTTTGCGTATTCTGGTTATGTAATTAAGATGTCTGAAGACTTACAGTTTAAACCGAATGTGCTTTTTAAATATGTAGATGGAGCACCCATGCAATTAGATTTAAATGCAAATTTTCTCTTCTACGAAAAATTTGGGATAGGTGCTTCTTACCGATCTTTAGATGCATTTAGTATTATTGCAGAATTCCAGCTACCGCAACCTTTCTTTAGAATAGGTTATTCATACGATTTAACACATACAGAGCTGTTTTCCCAACAATACGGAACGCACGAAATTGTATTAAACTATCGCTTCGGTATCAAGAAAAACATTTTATTAACACCAAGATATTTCTAATAAATCCAGTCATTAGACACTATGAAAAAAATACTCACATTACTATTTCTCCTGTCATACTGCCTGCTAGCTACAGCTCAGGATGATATTGAGGCAAAACTGGAAAATGCAAGAGTACTTTTAGATGAAAATAAGTATAAGGAAGCCATCAATCAAATTGAGAAGCTTCCTAAAAAAGGTGAATATGCAGAAGAAGTAAAAGAGTTGCATGGCAAAGCTTATTTGGGTTATGCTAACCAGCTTGTTAGAAGTAAAGATAAAACTGAATACGACATAGCTGTAAAGTATGTAGACAAATACATCAAGCTTTATAAAAAAGACACTTCACTTACTGCGGCAAAAAAAATAGAACTATATAAGCAAGTTGCCGGAGAGCTATTTTACAATACTAAAGATTTCCAATCTTCTGCCAGAATCTACAAAGACATTCAAAAACTGAATAAGAAAAAGAACAATTCAGACGCTGCAATTAATGAAGATGCTTACAGCAAAATTGCTCAGTGTTATTTAGAATTAGGTAACTATTCAGCAGCCAGAAAAAATTACTACAAAGCATATGGCTACGATGTTGATATAAAAGAACTTGCCGATGCAAAATACTGTGATAGAAATGATGTAGAGGCAGCGAGATTATACAGACTTTCAAGACATTACTCTAAACTGAATGATAAAAACGGTTACGATGTACAAATCGCCAGATCGTACTTTAGAGCAAAAGACAACGAAAAAGCCCTTGAGTGGTATGGCAAATTCTTAAGTGAAAAAGATATTACTTTATTAGACGAGAAAATTGAAGTAGTTAACTTCAATGAGAAATGTGAAGAAATCACCTCATCTCCATACAAATACCTCACAGATAATTACGAAATTCTTGAGATAGATATATTTAATTATGCTCAGGCATTATTAAATGAAAATGGTAAATACCTAAGTGCTAAAGACCTGTTTGAGAAATTTACCTTCGTAATGCAGGAAGACCCGAACATAGACAGAGCTAACTTCTTAGAAGAACAAACTTATGTTTTAAGAAAATTAACTTCTGCTGGTGTAAACAGAGACCAAAGCTCTGAGTTTAGCCCAACATTCTACAAAAAAGATTCTGTAATTTTTGTTTCAGACAGAAACCTTGAAGGCGAAAAAGTAAAAACACTTAATGGCGAGCAACGATCTACACTTGATTTATACATCACAAAGTTAGATTCTGCCGACTATTTTGGTTTCGATACTTCACTTACTCAAGCTGTAGCTACTAACGATTCTATAAGTGGTTCTACTCGTAAGTTTATCAACTATACTAGATCAAAAAAATACAATGAAGGTCCAATGGTTTTCCTTCCTGGAAGATGGGACAAATTTATTTTTACTGGTAACACCTATCTAGATATTAGCAATGTAAAGATCAAAGGCAAGAAAGAGATCAACACCTTAAAACTATTCCTTGCTGAGCAAGATAGTGTTGGAAATTGGTCTGTACAGAAAATTAATTTTACAGGAGACAATGCCTTCTTATACAATAGCGAAGATTATTCTATAGGTCACCCTTCAATTAGTACCGATGGCAAAAAGATTTATTTCTCTTCTGATGCACCGATTCCGGGTAGTTTTGGTAACTCAGATATCTATGTAGCTGATTTCGATATAGATAAACTGCAGTTTTCAAATGCAGAAAACCTTGGAGCAAGCATCAATACAGAAGGTAACGAAGTATTCCCATTCTTGCACACTAGTTCAGAAGAGCAAAAAACACTTTACTTTTCATCTAACAAACCAGAAAGTATCGGCGGTCTTGATATCTACAAGTCTGCATATTTAGAAGATGTGTGGTCTACACCATTAAATATGAAGAATGATGAAGACACACTAAACTCTGTAAACTCAATAAAAGATGATTTTGGTTTTGTGCTGAATAAAGAAGGAAACTTTGGTTATTTTTCTTCTGATAGAGATTCTACAGATGATATTTTCATGTTTAGAACATTAAAGATTCAGGTTAGTGTTTGTGATCAAAAAACTCAACTACCACTTGAAAATGCTAATGTTGCTCTTTTCCCAGTTGAAGGCCGCAGATTAGGTCCAAAAACTACCAATGCTGATGGCAAGACTATGTTCAGTAGCTTTGCACTAGATACAGAATACACTGTTTTTGCATCTTTTGAAGGTTACAGACCTGCAAAAGCTAATCTTATAACAAACCTAAGCGAAGTTCCTGCAGATGGTATATTTAAAGTAAGCCTTTGTCTAGAAAAAAGTCCAGAAGCAGAGTTAATCATTCTCGCAAATGTGAAAAGTGAGCAGCAAATCTTTATCAACTTCAACAAAGAAGTAACTGAACTAAACGAAAGTACACCAATTTCTGCAAACAACTTATACGAGTTATTCTATTCTGAGAATGGCAACTTCTTAGTTGATACAGACCAAGGGCCAAACATCACCCTACAATTCTTTAATGATGAATTGATTGAGTTAAAGGGAATGGAATTACAAGAAAACCAAGAGCGACTGATAGAATTATTTAGAAGAAGTGGAATTTTGGTTAAGGATGTTACAACTATTAGAAACATCCGTTACAATTTTGCTACTAATGAATTTACAAAAGGTAAAGGTGAGATTGTAAACCCAGAAGAAGAGTTTACAAAACTGGCAACTGTAATGAACCGCTATGATCACTTACTCCTTAAAATCAGTTCTCATACAGACAAGTGCCCATTAAATGGTGGA
It includes:
- a CDS encoding Ig-like domain-containing protein, coding for MKMHTKLCLFLLLNLSFLTSIKAQNTFTEKAAGYGLDLDGIKDGGLSFGYLNGDTYLDLIVNTYQDDADHRTRVYFFNPATSSFDDVTAEKCLGCITGDLPGGSVMERSMVIADFNLDGYNDFIRNSAYRLEVYLNNGPSNNYTFGKGTNQEPNFVLYTESLRDANPPNGIPNGMNTEGIGVLDYDNDGDLDLFIENHNWAMEIYKNKGFGTAQFEYVSPSVTGLPEGANNAGDGDYASVTDYNDDGFIDIIARKNQYIPFDFAVNNPNQPGTFIDGIDIQNANNDNKGAVSLYDFDNDGDFDLIWTAADSTVIYRKDKVGFTAMPGSITGIPSNIGNEIDGLACGDIDNDGDIDIFLTDDSGPSFLYINQLNDPVKGPNNGSAFEFKLDNRGINLNADGEGCVFVDFDDDGDLDLYVNINDGPNQYWENNLNNTDYLNVKIVENRDANGNFLGKERMALGATVKLKNCCGNTLSGVREVNGGNGHGTQDPSIVHFGLSGGSDTEYIVEVRFPAYLIDGEYKRDTVEVRVVPSELTDRMITIKASDHTDESLVCNNPPVAVNDTIDVTSDQDYIGNFMKNDSDPDGDELTADTILVTSPQHGTVVVKEDGSFVYTPEEGYTGEDQFTYSIFDPCGVKDEATVYLNVLPCDEIVCIDPIAADDTFKLIACADSLQGSVFANDSTTACSGLVSFYVLSVEGEDSAYFSFTEFEATGFFTFKPDASFSGEASFTYVLSTESATCDILSDTATVNITVNPCDECEAPKLGNDSFELSNCDIKFSGNISYNDTLPAGCDSLVYTLVGSDNPTLGIITLKKTGAFTFDLSDTDYVGTVSFDYAAYCASCDDEVKTYDTATVVIDIVACETCDIPEANADEFTYEKCDDDFTASIALNDVKPESCDSLIYSLDTEYNPEHGIASITAGGILNYSLTDDDFLGTDSLRYFVSCMECAGEAGAADTAWVAITIEACDSVPCFAPTLENDLYSLLKCDEAYLTGNVSVNDIPPFGCDSLVFELIGSGSNSYRDIVIESDGSFTYTLTDTTYLGTDSLQYRAYCYTCEGETAAYDTATVYFEIESCVCPTPILTNDNIKVDNCEPSFTYSIIENDIQPDNCDSLVFNIIDQVNTSAGTPIISADGMLNYTLNDESFVGKDTVTYTAYCYGCEESVTDTAKIFIDIAACCSGSPMLETDVYTFSCTDTYTGNISTNDSKSEDCSNIIYHTQLILSPTAGEIVLEEDGSFTYTLYDTAFVGSDTVIYNAVCESCENTPATYVQDTIIFNIEECLTDECSEVCAPPSAEDDYYSMEDCSEETLEVSVIENDAIDIDCEAITFSIIGSSTTEAGATVSISDEGIVTYLRPSNLETSVTDQFQYSICNDCGVCDTATVSVDLSVSTFKIYELITPNGDEKNDFLWIDGIECYPNNTVKIFNRWGNLVFEINGYENNLERGWSGQVNKNAGIAIGDQVPDGTYLCIVHLDSDTEVSKYVEVRGTDKE
- a CDS encoding PorP/SprF family type IX secretion system membrane protein; translation: MKKISLILVNILLLCAAAFSQQDPIYTQYMFNGLAINPGFTGAHEVISLTAGTRIQWTGTSSEKPVTHTFSAHAPLAIDRGAVGGYVIADKIGNTTRNMVMGSYAYRIPMGLGKLSFGMSAGITTFQSDPVDAKDMDDPLNQDIGTVTKPQIGAGLFYYTDRFFLGLSAPNLMKYTIEANGATMPYYEYQRHFFAYSGYVIKMSEDLQFKPNVLFKYVDGAPMQLDLNANFLFYEKFGIGASYRSLDAFSIIAEFQLPQPFFRIGYSYDLTHTELFSQQYGTHEIVLNYRFGIKKNILLTPRYF